Proteins co-encoded in one Streptosporangiales bacterium genomic window:
- a CDS encoding dipeptide ABC transporter ATP-binding protein, with product MSEAAERVEETATTGVQVRGLRVETTQGTAIVEELDLDIAPGKILGLVGESGSGKTTVGLAMLGHARRGMKIAAGSIVLDGTDLLALSLRELRDVRGVRVSYVPQDPGAALNPAMRIGKQISEALAVHGWDGVDERVREVLEEVDLPTDDEFVRRWPHELSGGQQQRIGIAMAFACRPALVVLDEPTTGLDVTTQGRVLDTVHELAERHGCAALYISHDLAVVADVADDVAVMYAGSMVEKATTEDIVRDPGHPYTARLVAAVPDLEGKRELRGIPGTAPTPAGRPSGCRFAPRCTLATAECEAALPEIEEFENGHLVRCVHTEQVTAAFTQRAQGSSAAKYSKVMLHVVGLAAKYGDNPVLHDLDLTVTAGSCMALLGESGSGKTTLAQTVAGLHADASGEILLHGEQLPFGVANRTRESLRSVAYVFQNPYASLNPRRTIGSSIARPLRVLAGTSNADAMTAARDTLERVGLSASLAERYPDQLSGGERQRAAIARALVTEPELLICDEVTSALDVSVQATVVELLADLRAEMGLTLLFVTHDIALVRNIAQEVAVLQEGRIVEHAPVEQLFATPAHAYTQELLDTTPALVVR from the coding sequence ATGAGCGAAGCTGCGGAACGCGTCGAGGAGACGGCGACCACTGGCGTCCAGGTGCGCGGCCTGCGGGTCGAGACGACGCAGGGCACGGCGATCGTCGAGGAGCTCGACCTGGACATCGCCCCGGGGAAGATCCTGGGGCTGGTCGGCGAGTCCGGCTCAGGCAAGACCACCGTCGGGCTGGCGATGCTCGGCCACGCGCGCCGGGGCATGAAGATCGCCGCCGGCAGCATCGTGCTCGATGGCACCGACCTGCTCGCGCTCTCGCTGCGGGAGCTGCGCGACGTGCGCGGCGTGCGGGTCAGCTACGTGCCGCAGGACCCTGGCGCCGCGCTCAACCCGGCCATGCGGATCGGCAAGCAGATCAGCGAGGCGCTGGCCGTCCACGGGTGGGACGGCGTCGACGAGCGGGTGCGCGAGGTGCTCGAAGAGGTCGACCTGCCGACCGACGACGAGTTCGTACGGCGGTGGCCGCACGAGCTGTCCGGCGGTCAGCAGCAGCGCATCGGCATCGCCATGGCCTTCGCCTGCCGGCCCGCGCTCGTGGTGCTCGACGAGCCGACGACCGGTCTGGACGTGACCACCCAGGGCCGGGTGCTCGACACGGTGCACGAGCTGGCGGAGCGGCACGGTTGCGCGGCGCTGTACATCAGCCACGACCTGGCCGTCGTCGCCGACGTGGCCGACGACGTCGCGGTGATGTACGCCGGCAGCATGGTCGAGAAGGCGACGACCGAGGACATCGTCAGGGATCCCGGCCACCCGTACACCGCGCGGCTGGTCGCGGCCGTCCCCGACCTGGAGGGCAAGCGCGAGCTGCGCGGCATCCCCGGCACCGCGCCGACGCCGGCCGGGCGGCCTTCCGGCTGCCGGTTCGCGCCGCGGTGCACCCTCGCCACCGCCGAGTGCGAGGCCGCGCTGCCGGAGATCGAGGAGTTCGAGAACGGCCACCTGGTGCGGTGCGTGCACACCGAGCAGGTGACCGCGGCGTTCACCCAGCGCGCGCAGGGCAGCTCGGCGGCGAAGTACTCGAAGGTGATGCTGCACGTCGTCGGGCTCGCCGCGAAGTACGGTGACAACCCGGTGCTGCACGACCTCGACCTCACCGTGACGGCAGGCTCGTGCATGGCCCTGCTCGGCGAGTCCGGGTCGGGCAAGACCACACTGGCCCAGACGGTGGCCGGCCTGCACGCCGACGCGTCCGGGGAGATCCTCCTGCACGGCGAGCAGTTGCCGTTCGGCGTCGCGAACCGGACCCGCGAGTCGTTGCGCTCGGTGGCGTACGTGTTCCAGAACCCGTACGCGTCGCTGAACCCGCGGCGTACGATCGGCAGCTCGATCGCCCGGCCGCTGCGGGTGCTCGCGGGCACCTCCAATGCGGACGCCATGACGGCGGCCCGCGACACGCTGGAACGGGTGGGGCTGTCCGCGTCGCTGGCCGAGCGGTACCCGGACCAGCTCTCCGGCGGCGAGCGTCAGCGTGCGGCCATCGCCCGCGCCCTGGTGACGGAGCCTGAGCTGTTGATCTGCGACGAGGTCACCAGCGCGCTCGACGTCTCGGTGCAGGCGACCGTGGTGGAGCTGCTCGCCGACCTCCGCGCGGAGATGGGGCTGACGCTGCTCTTCGTCACCCACGACATCGCGTTGGTACGCAACATCGCGCAGGAGGTCGCGGTGCTGCAGGAGGGCAGGATCGTTGAGCACGCGCCGGTCGAGCAGCTGTTCGCCACGCCCGCGCACGCCTACACCCAGGAGCTGCTGGACACGACACCCGCGCTCGTCGTGCGGTGA
- a CDS encoding ABC transporter permease subunit, protein MTTQVQAADTAATPEQPRSKGLLRQSLGYGRTWVGIVLTGLIVLLAIVGPFLAPYSPTEFVGQPFYAHTADAVLGTDNLGRDVLSRFLAGGRSVLLLALLSTVLGVGVGLLMALVAGYTWSWLDELLMRFSDVVLAFPQIVLALLFLSVWGPQQWVIVLTVGLSHAPRTARIIRAAVLGVAARDFVRAAEAVGIGRWPVRFTDLLPNVTGPLMVESGLRFTYSIGLVAGLGFLGLGLQPPAADWGLMINENRIGLILQPWAVLLPVAAIGLLAVGTNLISDGIAQASAGLDREVEE, encoded by the coding sequence ATGACGACACAGGTTCAGGCGGCGGACACCGCCGCAACGCCGGAGCAGCCGCGTAGCAAGGGATTGCTGCGGCAGTCGCTCGGCTACGGCCGCACCTGGGTGGGCATCGTGCTGACCGGGTTGATCGTGCTGCTGGCCATCGTCGGCCCGTTCCTCGCGCCGTACTCGCCGACCGAGTTCGTCGGCCAGCCGTTCTACGCGCACACCGCGGACGCGGTGCTCGGTACCGACAACCTCGGCCGCGACGTGCTGAGCAGGTTCCTCGCCGGTGGGCGCTCGGTGTTGCTGCTCGCGCTCCTGAGCACGGTGCTCGGCGTGGGCGTCGGCCTGCTGATGGCGTTGGTCGCCGGCTACACCTGGAGCTGGCTGGACGAGCTGCTGATGCGGTTCAGCGACGTCGTGCTGGCGTTCCCGCAGATCGTGCTCGCGCTGCTGTTCCTCAGCGTCTGGGGGCCGCAGCAGTGGGTGATCGTACTGACCGTAGGCCTCTCGCACGCGCCACGCACGGCGCGGATCATCCGCGCCGCCGTGCTCGGGGTGGCCGCGCGGGACTTCGTCCGGGCGGCCGAGGCGGTCGGCATCGGGCGGTGGCCGGTGCGCTTCACCGACCTGCTGCCGAACGTCACCGGCCCGCTGATGGTCGAGAGCGGGCTGCGGTTCACGTACTCGATCGGGCTGGTCGCCGGTCTCGGCTTCCTCGGTCTCGGCCTGCAGCCACCGGCCGCTGACTGGGGCCTGATGATCAACGAGAACCGCATCGGTCTCATCCTGCAGCCGTGGGCGGTGCTGCTACCGGTGGCGGCGATCGGTCTGCTCGCCGTGGGCACCAACCTGATCAGTGACGGCATCGCCCAGGCTTCCGCCGGTCTGGACCGGGAGGTCGAAGAATGA
- a CDS encoding ABC transporter permease subunit: MLRLVARRLIVGVIVLFVVSLLVFAASLLLPGDAAQAILGRTATPERLAALREQLHLDQPAYQRYLTWLGDLFSGSLGKSLANGQPVGELIAERTANSVVLLFWSALIATPLSIAAGTWSALRRGRAVDNVLSTGSLVMASLPEFVVGILLIVLFSTTVLNWFPAVALLDDGRSIFSQGSVLVLPVATLVLAVSPYITRMMRATMLEVLDSEFVQQARLKGVPERTVLLRHALPNAIGPVAQVIALQLAWLAGGVVVVEYLFRFPGIGQGLVDSVTNRDLPVLQALVMLIAFVYVLFNLIADIVGILSNPKLRTAK; the protein is encoded by the coding sequence ATGCTGAGACTCGTTGCCCGCCGCCTGATCGTCGGCGTGATCGTGCTTTTCGTCGTGTCACTGCTGGTGTTCGCCGCCAGCCTGTTGCTCCCCGGCGACGCCGCGCAGGCCATCCTCGGCCGTACGGCAACGCCGGAGCGGCTCGCCGCACTGCGGGAGCAGCTGCATCTCGACCAACCCGCGTACCAGCGCTACCTCACCTGGCTCGGTGACCTGTTCAGCGGCAGCCTCGGCAAGTCGCTGGCGAACGGGCAGCCGGTGGGCGAGCTCATCGCGGAACGCACTGCGAACTCCGTGGTGTTGTTGTTCTGGTCGGCGCTGATCGCCACCCCGCTGTCAATCGCGGCGGGCACCTGGAGCGCCCTGCGGCGCGGCCGGGCGGTCGACAACGTGCTGTCGACCGGCTCGCTGGTGATGGCCTCGCTGCCCGAGTTCGTCGTCGGGATCCTGCTGATCGTGCTGTTCTCCACGACGGTGCTGAACTGGTTCCCCGCCGTCGCGCTGCTCGACGACGGCAGGTCGATCTTCAGCCAGGGCTCGGTGCTGGTGCTGCCGGTGGCGACGCTGGTGCTCGCCGTCTCGCCGTACATCACCCGGATGATGCGGGCCACCATGCTGGAGGTGCTGGACAGCGAGTTCGTCCAGCAGGCCAGGCTGAAGGGGGTGCCGGAACGCACCGTGCTGCTGCGGCACGCGCTGCCGAACGCGATCGGGCCAGTCGCCCAGGTGATCGCACTGCAGCTGGCGTGGTTGGCCGGCGGTGTGGTGGTCGTGGAGTACCTGTTCAGGTTCCCCGGTATCGGGCAGGGGCTCGTCGACTCGGTGACCAACAGGGACCTGCCGGTGTTGCAGGCGCTGGTCATGCTGATCGCCTTCGTCTACGTACTGTTCAACCTGATCGCGGACATCGTGGGCATTCTCAGTAACCCGAAACTACGGACTGCCAAATGA